From a region of the Chitinophaga caseinilytica genome:
- a CDS encoding TonB-dependent receptor, with the protein MRISTLLIALFAATFSTLKAENVSAQRLKELKLTLKAGNEPLLQVLRRIEKATPLRFAYNASQVNGDQLVTASFHDTPLEDVLNALLLQRRYAWKEKGNNILIFPSAQPVKISADSVLVRGRILDQAEPPQPIPGATVSVKGTPRGMIADPDGYFEIKASANEVLVFSMIGYKPREHTVIAGQRNLTISLAENVSSLNELVVTGFTEQKVKHMASSVGTVNLANLNNKPITQLSQALQGGVTGINVSQGSGLPGGDAAAIKIRGVGTFLSSDPLVLVDGVPFDMNKLDPNTIESISVLKDAAAASVYGARAGNGVILITTKRGVPGVVSLQYNGYAGFQTPTFTPDFVDAATYMRMTNEALKNNGGDPLYSDDAIRQTADKSDPVRYPDTRWRDEVVRKKSSIQQHSISVSGGNSAARFALTANYLSQQGMVNNSSFNRANVRANTSVDLSKNIVVFMDLFASRDEQKEPYALGRGTGGILSWVYTAPPNLASKFPDKPERPGYTYYGTYGESWNPVANAERGGLINRIRDEVLINLRPKWELLPGLLLKGQFSYRVSSGSDKQNRDAYLFFDYFTDQKTGRDFTDIKSASPSNRSSYYYTGGNLDYTKTFGKHRLNVIGGYSKEMNNSDAWTEKTLTSVFGKANYSFNDKYLLEAGIRRDGSSLFAPGKKWGNFPSIAAGWNVGNEDFMQSLTFLDQFKIRASYGKLGNNEIGAYKYQSTIDAGSGNETTFGNPDITWEKIGILDIGTDISLFKNKLDVTFDWYNKKTTDLILYPQPSLTSGISSAPVNIGSMKNTGWEVKFSYNADLAKDLNIAFNVGYSHNKSTLLKLAQAKPLIDGTTINEKGGLLYEYFGFKSMGLLQQGDIEKGVPIIQGQAAGDIRYADTDGNGVINDNDKVKLGNSTPYNTWFTSVSLKWKRFDFETMVTGIGQVVSFYNGRMAIPFNAAGEGGTPLTWHLDYWTPENPGARFPRLLPSPGPNEKFSDFWAVNGAFARVKYVQLGYNIPMATSGPLRIKGVRVYLNTQNPFTFSKREVGDPESKGDQSTYPVMKMYTAGLNVTF; encoded by the coding sequence GCCTACAACGCTTCGCAGGTGAACGGCGACCAACTGGTGACCGCCTCCTTCCACGACACGCCGCTGGAAGATGTGCTGAACGCCCTGCTGCTCCAGCGCCGCTACGCCTGGAAGGAAAAAGGGAACAACATCCTTATCTTCCCCAGCGCGCAACCGGTTAAAATATCCGCGGATTCCGTGCTGGTAAGGGGCCGCATCCTCGACCAGGCCGAGCCCCCGCAACCCATCCCCGGCGCTACCGTTTCCGTAAAAGGAACGCCCCGCGGCATGATAGCCGACCCCGACGGTTATTTCGAGATTAAAGCCAGCGCCAATGAAGTGCTCGTTTTCTCCATGATCGGCTACAAACCCCGGGAACACACCGTTATCGCCGGCCAGCGCAACCTCACCATCTCCCTCGCGGAAAACGTGAGCAGCCTCAACGAGCTCGTGGTAACAGGGTTCACGGAACAAAAAGTAAAACACATGGCCAGCTCCGTAGGTACGGTAAACCTGGCCAACCTGAACAATAAACCCATCACACAGCTGTCGCAGGCCCTGCAGGGCGGCGTTACCGGTATCAACGTTTCCCAGGGCTCCGGCCTGCCCGGTGGCGACGCCGCCGCTATTAAAATTCGCGGTGTAGGCACCTTCCTCAGCTCAGACCCGCTCGTGCTGGTAGACGGCGTTCCGTTCGACATGAACAAGCTCGACCCCAATACCATCGAAAGCATTTCCGTGCTCAAAGACGCCGCAGCAGCGTCCGTTTACGGCGCCAGGGCGGGCAACGGCGTGATCCTCATCACCACCAAAAGAGGCGTGCCCGGCGTGGTCAGCCTCCAGTACAACGGGTACGCAGGCTTCCAGACGCCCACCTTCACCCCCGATTTCGTGGATGCGGCCACTTATATGCGCATGACCAACGAAGCCCTGAAAAACAACGGCGGCGACCCGCTGTATTCCGATGACGCCATCCGGCAAACGGCCGACAAATCGGACCCCGTGCGCTACCCGGACACGCGCTGGCGCGATGAGGTCGTTCGGAAGAAATCTTCCATCCAGCAGCATTCCATTTCCGTATCGGGCGGCAACAGCGCCGCGCGGTTCGCACTCACGGCCAACTACCTCAGCCAGCAGGGCATGGTCAATAATTCCTCGTTCAACCGTGCGAACGTTAGGGCCAACACCAGCGTAGACCTCAGCAAGAACATCGTGGTGTTCATGGACCTCTTCGCCTCGCGCGACGAGCAGAAGGAGCCCTACGCGCTGGGGCGCGGCACCGGCGGCATTTTGAGCTGGGTGTACACGGCGCCCCCGAACCTGGCGTCCAAATTCCCCGATAAACCGGAAAGGCCCGGATATACTTACTACGGCACCTACGGCGAAAGCTGGAACCCCGTCGCCAATGCAGAAAGAGGCGGCCTCATCAACCGGATCAGGGACGAAGTGCTCATCAACCTCCGGCCCAAATGGGAACTGCTGCCGGGATTGCTCCTGAAAGGACAATTCAGCTACCGCGTTTCCTCCGGCAGCGACAAGCAAAACCGCGACGCCTATCTTTTCTTCGATTATTTCACCGACCAGAAAACAGGGCGCGACTTCACCGATATCAAATCCGCCAGTCCCAGCAACCGCTCCAGCTATTACTACACCGGCGGTAACCTCGATTACACGAAAACATTCGGGAAGCACCGCCTGAACGTGATCGGCGGATACTCGAAGGAAATGAACAATTCCGACGCGTGGACGGAAAAAACGCTCACCTCCGTTTTCGGAAAGGCGAATTACAGCTTTAATGATAAATATCTGCTGGAAGCGGGCATCAGGCGGGATGGCTCGTCGCTCTTCGCGCCGGGCAAAAAATGGGGCAATTTCCCCTCCATTGCCGCGGGATGGAACGTGGGCAACGAGGATTTCATGCAATCCCTCACCTTCCTCGACCAATTCAAAATCCGCGCGTCGTACGGCAAACTGGGCAATAACGAAATCGGCGCCTATAAGTACCAATCTACCATCGACGCCGGCAGCGGCAATGAAACCACTTTCGGCAACCCGGACATCACCTGGGAGAAAATCGGCATCCTGGACATCGGTACAGACATCAGTTTGTTTAAAAACAAGCTGGACGTAACGTTCGACTGGTACAACAAAAAAACGACCGACCTCATCCTCTATCCCCAACCCAGCCTCACTTCCGGCATCAGCAGCGCGCCCGTCAATATCGGCAGCATGAAGAATACCGGATGGGAAGTGAAGTTCTCCTACAACGCAGACCTCGCCAAAGATCTCAATATCGCGTTCAACGTGGGGTATTCGCATAACAAATCCACCCTGCTGAAACTGGCGCAGGCCAAACCGCTGATCGACGGTACCACCATCAACGAGAAAGGCGGCTTGCTGTACGAATACTTCGGTTTCAAAAGCATGGGGCTCCTCCAGCAGGGAGACATCGAAAAAGGCGTGCCCATCATCCAGGGGCAGGCTGCCGGTGATATCCGGTATGCCGATACCGACGGTAACGGCGTCATCAATGACAACGACAAAGTGAAACTCGGCAATTCGACCCCCTACAACACCTGGTTCACCAGTGTTTCCCTCAAATGGAAGCGTTTCGATTTCGAGACCATGGTAACCGGCATCGGGCAGGTGGTTTCCTTCTACAACGGCAGAATGGCCATTCCGTTCAACGCTGCCGGAGAAGGCGGTACGCCGCTGACCTGGCACCTGGACTACTGGACGCCCGAAAACCCCGGCGCCCGCTTCCCGCGGCTGTTGCCCTCCCCCGGCCCCAATGAGAAATTTTCCGATTTCTGGGCCGTTAACGGTGCCTTTGCCCGCGTGAAATACGTGCAGCTCGGTTATAACATTCCCATGGCCACTTCCGGGCCGCTCCGGATCAAAGGCGTGCGCGTTTACCTGAATACCCAGAACCCGTTCACCTTCAGCAAAAGGGAAGTCGGCGACCCCGAAAGCAAGGGCGACCAGTCTACCTACCCGGTCATGAAAATGTACACCGCCGGCCTGAACGTTACTTTCTGA